One window of Salegentibacter sp. Hel_I_6 genomic DNA carries:
- the murG gene encoding undecaprenyldiphospho-muramoylpentapeptide beta-N-acetylglucosaminyltransferase: MKKDLRVILSGGGTGGHIYPAIAIANEIKARYPEAEILFVGASDRMEMEKVPQAGYKIEGLWISGIQRKLTVGNLMFPFKLLSSLAKSRRIIREFKPDVVIGTGGFASGPLLKVANSKGIPTLIQEQNSFPGITNKLLAKESDKICAAYEEVKRFFPSEKTIITGNPVRQDLLKIDENREKALAHFGLEKDKKVLLVLGGSLGARRINQLVETNLERFKKENIQLIWQTGKLYFEEYKKYNSGLVQTHLFLNEMNFAYGAADVIISRAGAGTVSELSIVGKPVLFVPSPNVAEDHQAKNALAVVKKNAAMMLKENELDEKFETEFFALMASEEKQKELGENIKKLALPNATARIVDEVEKLIK, encoded by the coding sequence ATGAAAAAGGATTTACGTGTAATATTATCTGGAGGCGGCACCGGCGGGCATATTTACCCGGCCATTGCTATTGCCAACGAGATAAAAGCGCGTTATCCTGAAGCAGAAATATTGTTTGTTGGTGCCAGTGACAGGATGGAGATGGAGAAAGTACCACAAGCAGGTTACAAAATAGAAGGTCTTTGGATTAGTGGAATTCAGCGAAAATTGACTGTGGGCAATCTAATGTTTCCATTTAAGCTACTAAGTAGTTTGGCGAAATCCAGAAGAATAATAAGGGAGTTTAAACCAGATGTGGTAATAGGTACGGGAGGCTTTGCCAGCGGACCTTTACTAAAAGTGGCAAACTCGAAGGGCATTCCAACTCTTATTCAGGAGCAGAATTCTTTTCCGGGAATTACCAATAAACTTTTGGCAAAAGAGTCCGATAAGATTTGCGCCGCTTATGAGGAAGTTAAACGATTTTTTCCTTCCGAAAAAACTATAATTACCGGCAACCCGGTGAGACAGGATTTGCTGAAGATTGACGAAAACAGGGAAAAAGCTCTTGCGCATTTTGGTCTTGAAAAAGACAAAAAAGTATTGCTGGTTTTAGGTGGAAGCCTTGGCGCAAGAAGAATTAATCAGTTGGTGGAAACCAATTTAGAAAGATTTAAAAAGGAAAATATTCAGCTTATCTGGCAAACCGGAAAGCTGTATTTCGAAGAATATAAAAAGTACAATTCAGGCTTGGTGCAAACGCATTTATTCTTGAATGAAATGAATTTTGCTTACGGCGCTGCAGATGTTATTATTTCACGAGCCGGAGCGGGCACGGTTTCAGAATTAAGTATTGTGGGAAAACCGGTACTTTTCGTTCCATCTCCAAATGTAGCTGAAGATCACCAGGCTAAGAATGCACTGGCCGTAGTGAAGAAAAATGCGGCGATGATGTTGAAAGAAAATGAGCTGGATGAAAAATTTGAAACCGAGTTTTTCGCATTAATGGCTTCCGAAGAGAAGCAAAAAGAACTGGGAGAAAATATAAAGAAACTGGCTTTGCCAAATGCAACCGCAAGGATTGTAGACGAAGTTGAGAAATTGATTAAATAA
- the murC gene encoding UDP-N-acetylmuramate--L-alanine ligase, whose amino-acid sequence MQDLNHIQNIYFIGIGGIGMSALARYFKFQGKKVAGYDKTSTSLTRTLEAEDIVVVYDEKMNLVPTEFTDKENTLVVYTPAVPAAHEQLTYFQKNGFNLKKRAAVLGLISKGKTTLAVAGTHGKTTTTAILGHLLKETDAKVTGFLGGISEDIQSNLILKGDEVIVVEADEFDRSFLHLSPNIAAVTSMDADHLDIYGKKEELEDTFRQFAALVPEDGTLFVKNGLPLDGITFGIEDNADYSAQSIKIKNGTYHFDLKTPNGVIEDFKFNLPGKHNLLNAITALAMAIQFGSPIPKLARALYSFKGVKRRFSYKIKSDKLVLIDDYAHHPAEIAAVNQAVREMHPGKKVLAVFQPHLFSRTKDFIDDFAESLALFDELFLLDIYPARELPIEGVTSAWLLGKIQNSNKKLIQKENIAEEIKKSNPEVVVLMGAGSIGEEVENVKKALENEV is encoded by the coding sequence ATGCAGGATTTAAACCACATACAAAACATTTATTTTATCGGCATTGGCGGTATTGGGATGAGTGCGTTAGCGCGCTACTTTAAATTCCAGGGAAAAAAAGTAGCCGGTTACGATAAAACTTCAACTTCGCTTACCAGAACGCTGGAAGCCGAAGATATTGTTGTGGTTTATGATGAAAAAATGAATTTGGTTCCAACCGAATTCACAGATAAAGAAAATACATTGGTTGTTTATACACCCGCAGTTCCTGCCGCTCACGAACAACTTACGTATTTCCAAAAAAACGGCTTTAACTTGAAAAAAAGAGCTGCTGTGCTTGGGTTGATCTCTAAGGGAAAAACCACACTGGCGGTAGCTGGAACTCACGGAAAAACTACAACCACGGCAATTTTAGGTCATCTACTTAAAGAAACCGATGCAAAAGTCACCGGATTTCTAGGAGGAATAAGTGAAGATATTCAAAGCAATTTAATCCTAAAAGGCGACGAAGTTATTGTGGTGGAAGCTGATGAATTTGACAGGTCTTTTCTTCATCTTTCCCCAAATATTGCGGCAGTAACCTCTATGGATGCCGATCATTTAGATATTTATGGTAAAAAAGAGGAGCTGGAAGACACCTTTAGGCAATTTGCTGCTCTCGTGCCAGAGGACGGAACGCTATTTGTGAAAAATGGCTTGCCTCTAGATGGAATTACTTTTGGAATTGAAGACAACGCCGATTATTCGGCACAAAGTATAAAGATTAAAAATGGAACATATCATTTTGATCTAAAAACTCCTAACGGAGTTATTGAAGATTTTAAGTTTAATCTACCCGGCAAACACAATTTGCTAAATGCTATAACCGCCCTGGCGATGGCTATCCAATTTGGATCCCCAATCCCCAAGCTAGCCAGGGCGTTATATAGTTTTAAAGGTGTGAAACGTAGATTTTCTTATAAAATTAAGTCAGATAAGCTGGTGCTTATAGATGATTATGCACATCATCCGGCAGAGATTGCTGCGGTGAATCAGGCGGTTAGAGAAATGCATCCCGGGAAGAAGGTTTTGGCAGTTTTTCAACCTCATTTATTTAGCAGAACTAAAGATTTTATAGATGATTTTGCTGAAAGTTTGGCTTTGTTTGATGAGTTGTTTTTATTGGATATCTATCCCGCAAGAGAGCTTCCTATTGAGGGAGTAACTTCAGCCTGGCTTTTGGGAAAAATTCAAAATTCTAATAAGAAACTAATTCAGAAAGAAAATATAGCTGAAGAGATAAAAAAATCCAATCCTGAAGTTGTGGTGCTTATGGGTGCCGGCAGTATTGGGGAAGAAGTGGAAAACGTGAAAAAAGCATTGGAAAATGAAGTTTAA
- a CDS encoding cell division protein FtsQ/DivIB codes for MKFKLAYIKLPVLLILVGFLFGFAEKRNNARKISDVEVKFIAGENLYVTEEAVNKLLIQNDVAAAGIDKEILDLNRVESLLNNHDMIENAEVFLSLDGKLQTKISQRKPIGRIVGNSSFYLDKNGLVMPLSPYYAARVPLVSGVDSSNVKIAYPLVDYIQKDEFLTRHITGVKRLPGDKFELEMRKLDFTVYFGKAESINLKFNNFKAFYKKALRDEKLETYKKVNLQFGDQVVCTKK; via the coding sequence ATGAAGTTTAAACTAGCATACATAAAACTGCCGGTTTTGCTCATTTTAGTGGGTTTTTTATTCGGTTTTGCTGAAAAAAGGAATAATGCTCGAAAAATAAGCGATGTAGAGGTGAAATTTATAGCGGGTGAAAACCTGTATGTTACTGAGGAAGCGGTTAATAAGTTGTTGATACAAAATGATGTGGCCGCGGCGGGCATAGACAAAGAAATTTTAGATTTGAATAGGGTAGAAAGCCTTTTGAATAATCACGATATGATAGAAAATGCTGAAGTGTTTTTAAGTCTGGACGGGAAGCTCCAGACTAAAATAAGTCAGCGTAAACCCATTGGTAGAATAGTGGGTAATTCTTCTTTTTACTTAGATAAAAATGGGCTTGTAATGCCGCTTTCACCATATTATGCTGCCCGAGTGCCTCTGGTATCAGGAGTGGATTCGAGCAATGTAAAAATAGCATACCCGTTGGTAGACTATATTCAGAAAGATGAATTTTTAACCCGGCATATTACCGGTGTTAAACGTTTGCCCGGAGATAAATTTGAATTAGAAATGAGAAAACTGGACTTTACGGTGTATTTCGGTAAAGCCGAAAGCATAAACCTAAAGTTCAATAATTTTAAAGCTTTTTATAAAAAAGCATTGAGAGACGAGAAATTAGAGACCTACAAAAAAGTGAATTTACAATTTGGAGATCAGGTTGTTTGCACTAAAAAGTAA
- the ftsA gene encoding cell division protein FtsA gives MEHNDIAVGLDIGTTKIVAMIGRKNEYGKVEIVGIGKSKSLGVHRGVVNNITQTIQSIQQAIQEAEADSGLKISDVVVGIAGQHIRSLQHSDYITRTNPEEVIDADDIHSLCNQVHKLVMLPGEEIIHVLPQEFKVDGQAEIKEPIGMYGGRLEANFHVVVGQVSSIRNIGRCVKSAGLELSAVTLEPLASANAVLSQEEKEAGVALIDIGGGTTDLAIFKDGIIRHTAVIPFGGNVITEDIKEGCSIIEKQAELLKIKFGSAWPGENKDNEIVSIPGLRGREPKEITLKNLSKIIHARVVEIIEQVYLEIKNYGHEEQKKKLIAGMVLTGGGAQLKHLKQLAEYITGMDTRIGYPNEHLAGNNDTETTSPVYATAVGLVMNSLEHGEKKFQEEVVLKSKEDREKEELELQEDFEQNTPEGDELKKDPVAPQRPPKKSIFDKWAEKFKDFLDNAE, from the coding sequence ATGGAACACAACGACATAGCCGTAGGATTAGATATTGGAACCACAAAGATTGTGGCCATGATTGGGCGTAAGAACGAGTATGGAAAGGTGGAAATCGTAGGTATTGGAAAATCCAAAAGCCTTGGTGTTCACCGCGGAGTGGTAAATAATATTACTCAAACCATTCAATCAATTCAACAGGCTATACAGGAAGCAGAAGCAGATTCTGGATTAAAAATAAGTGATGTAGTGGTTGGAATTGCAGGTCAGCATATTAGAAGCCTGCAGCATAGTGATTATATAACCAGGACGAATCCTGAAGAGGTTATAGATGCCGATGATATTCACAGCCTTTGCAACCAGGTTCACAAATTAGTGATGTTGCCGGGTGAAGAAATTATTCACGTTTTACCTCAGGAATTTAAGGTAGACGGCCAGGCAGAAATTAAGGAGCCTATTGGAATGTACGGTGGAAGATTAGAAGCCAATTTCCACGTAGTGGTTGGGCAGGTTTCTTCCATTAGAAATATTGGAAGATGTGTAAAAAGCGCCGGTTTAGAACTTTCAGCAGTGACTTTAGAGCCATTGGCTTCAGCTAATGCAGTTTTAAGTCAGGAAGAAAAAGAAGCAGGTGTAGCGCTTATTGATATAGGTGGTGGTACAACCGATCTGGCAATTTTTAAAGACGGGATAATCAGGCATACCGCAGTAATTCCTTTCGGTGGAAATGTAATTACTGAAGATATTAAAGAAGGATGTTCAATTATAGAAAAGCAGGCCGAGTTACTAAAAATCAAATTTGGATCTGCCTGGCCGGGAGAAAATAAGGATAATGAAATTGTTTCCATCCCAGGATTACGTGGAAGGGAACCTAAGGAAATAACCTTAAAAAACCTTTCAAAAATAATTCACGCCCGTGTGGTGGAAATTATAGAGCAGGTTTACCTGGAAATTAAAAATTACGGCCACGAAGAGCAAAAGAAAAAATTAATTGCCGGAATGGTTTTAACCGGAGGTGGCGCACAGTTGAAGCATTTAAAACAACTGGCAGAGTATATCACCGGAATGGATACCAGAATAGGTTATCCTAACGAGCATTTAGCTGGTAATAATGATACTGAAACCACCAGCCCCGTTTATGCTACAGCAGTTGGTTTGGTCATGAACAGCCTTGAACATGGTGAGAAGAAGTTTCAGGAAGAGGTAGTGCTGAAAAGCAAAGAAGATAGAGAGAAAGAAGAATTGGAGTTGCAGGAGGATTTTGAGCAAAATACACCAGAAGGTGATGAGTTGAAGAAGGATCCAGTGGCTCCACAGAGACCACCCAAAAAGAGCATTTTTGATAAGTGGGCAGAGAAGTTTAAAGATTTTTTAGATAACGCAGAGTAA
- the ftsZ gene encoding cell division protein FtsZ, whose translation MSSTEFDNIAFDLPKNQSNVIKVIGVGGGGSNAINHMFQLGIKGVDFVVCNTDAQALDNSSVPNKIQLGVSLTEGLGAGANPLIGEQAAVESFDEIKQMLDVNTKMVFITAGMGGGTGTGAAPVIAKQAKDMDILTVGIVTIPFQFEGKMRNEQAQLGVEKLRSHVDSLIVINNNKLREVYGNLGFKAGFSKADEVLATASRGIAEVITHHYTQNIDLRDAKTVLSNSGTAIMGSAQATGATRAQDAISKALDSPLLNDNKITGAQNVLLLIVSGSEEITIDEIGEINDHIQAEAGHSANIIMGVGEDEALDEAISVTIIATGFNVEQQNEIVNTETKKIIHTLEDEQKAEQKLNPKKRGFYPELNRKTEEQPISKEDESPQEPDNTIVHTLDDSVEEVDEVGNIQVKEDELYHTPRSARDMEVSYEEINPNDFIINDTSEEMKSMELNEPEEVQNTNEDQIMFTFDFPINQEKKEEPKQEQPKQEQPRPQQPKQEKKQEIRHQLEEDESKNIEVNEPVEIVPVTESSARGVKRYSLDDYMEFEQSLDRSKPQAKKKEEPKDEAIAFEKKTLKPEPQNPEKNQEEHGEEDPFNNPISEVLIERAAERRAKMKEFNYKFRSNAAQIDEIEKQPAYKRQGVDLDKSEKGEGKLSRTTLGKDDNDDLHFRRNNSFLHDNVD comes from the coding sequence ATGAGCAGTACAGAATTCGACAACATTGCATTCGATTTACCAAAGAATCAATCGAACGTCATTAAGGTTATTGGTGTAGGTGGAGGAGGCAGCAATGCCATAAACCACATGTTCCAGTTAGGGATAAAAGGAGTAGATTTCGTGGTTTGCAACACAGATGCGCAAGCCCTGGATAATAGTTCAGTTCCCAATAAAATACAGTTAGGGGTAAGCTTAACCGAAGGTTTAGGGGCCGGGGCGAATCCACTTATAGGGGAGCAGGCAGCCGTAGAGAGTTTTGATGAAATTAAACAAATGCTTGATGTAAATACCAAAATGGTATTTATCACTGCAGGTATGGGTGGGGGTACCGGTACAGGTGCCGCGCCTGTTATTGCCAAGCAGGCAAAAGATATGGATATCCTTACCGTTGGGATCGTGACCATTCCTTTTCAATTTGAAGGGAAAATGAGAAACGAACAAGCTCAGCTTGGTGTGGAAAAACTTAGAAGTCACGTTGATTCCTTAATTGTGATCAACAATAATAAGCTTCGTGAAGTTTATGGAAACCTTGGTTTTAAAGCCGGTTTCTCTAAAGCCGATGAGGTTTTGGCAACCGCTTCGAGAGGTATTGCTGAAGTTATTACCCATCACTACACACAAAATATTGACCTTAGGGATGCTAAAACCGTTTTAAGTAATAGCGGAACAGCAATTATGGGATCTGCACAGGCAACTGGTGCCACCAGAGCTCAGGATGCGATTAGCAAAGCCCTGGATTCTCCGTTATTAAATGACAATAAGATTACCGGTGCCCAAAACGTATTACTGCTAATTGTTTCGGGTTCTGAAGAAATCACTATTGACGAAATTGGAGAAATCAACGATCACATCCAGGCAGAAGCTGGTCACAGTGCCAATATTATTATGGGTGTTGGTGAAGATGAAGCTTTGGATGAAGCAATTTCCGTTACAATTATCGCTACGGGTTTTAATGTAGAACAACAGAACGAAATTGTAAATACAGAAACTAAAAAGATAATCCACACCTTAGAAGACGAGCAAAAAGCGGAACAAAAATTAAATCCGAAAAAAAGGGGTTTCTATCCTGAATTGAATAGAAAAACTGAAGAGCAGCCTATTTCTAAAGAAGATGAAAGTCCTCAAGAGCCAGACAATACTATTGTACATACTTTAGACGACAGCGTGGAGGAAGTTGATGAAGTAGGGAATATTCAGGTTAAGGAAGACGAATTATATCATACGCCAAGATCGGCGAGAGATATGGAGGTTTCTTACGAGGAAATAAACCCTAATGATTTCATTATAAATGATACTTCAGAAGAAATGAAGTCTATGGAGTTGAACGAGCCAGAAGAGGTTCAGAATACTAATGAAGATCAAATAATGTTTACTTTCGATTTTCCTATAAATCAGGAAAAGAAAGAGGAACCTAAACAAGAGCAACCAAAACAGGAACAGCCAAGACCGCAACAACCAAAACAGGAAAAAAAGCAAGAAATTAGACATCAACTTGAAGAAGATGAATCTAAAAATATTGAAGTAAACGAACCTGTTGAGATCGTTCCCGTAACTGAAAGTTCTGCCAGGGGTGTAAAAAGATATAGTCTTGATGATTATATGGAGTTTGAGCAATCTTTAGATAGATCTAAACCTCAGGCTAAAAAGAAGGAAGAGCCAAAAGATGAAGCTATTGCTTTTGAAAAGAAAACCTTAAAACCAGAACCTCAAAACCCTGAAAAAAATCAGGAAGAGCACGGGGAGGAGGATCCGTTTAATAACCCTATTTCTGAAGTTCTAATAGAACGGGCAGCTGAGCGTAGGGCGAAAATGAAAGAATTCAATTACAAATTTAGAAGCAACGCTGCTCAAATTGATGAGATTGAAAAACAACCTGCTTACAAAAGACAGGGAGTAGATTTGGATAAAAGTGAAAAAGGAGAGGGGAAATTATCGCGCACTACTTTAGGAAAAGACGATAATGATGATCTTCATTTTAGAAGAAACAATTCCTTTCTACACGATAATGTAGACTAA
- a CDS encoding inorganic diphosphatase: MMKFPTYNFLIIGLLLLAGCKSSQDLANIPSKSKNGNFQAVIEIPAGTNKKIEYHKTKKKFLVDQREGKDRIIDFLPYPGNYGFIPSTFSDPEQGGDGDAVDVLILGESKNTGSIIGIIPIAVFKLIDEGELDYKIIAIPADLKAQIIKTENYQGFTSNYPEVIKILESWFSFYDKSQVIEIDGWGNETEAIEEIEKWLKKP; the protein is encoded by the coding sequence ATGATGAAATTTCCCACGTATAACTTCTTAATAATTGGTTTACTGCTGCTGGCAGGCTGCAAGAGTTCTCAAGACCTCGCGAACATTCCATCTAAATCTAAAAATGGAAATTTCCAGGCGGTAATTGAAATTCCCGCCGGTACCAATAAAAAGATAGAATACCACAAAACAAAAAAGAAGTTTTTAGTAGATCAACGGGAAGGTAAAGATCGTATTATAGATTTCCTGCCTTATCCCGGCAATTATGGTTTTATTCCATCAACATTCTCAGATCCTGAGCAAGGTGGTGATGGGGATGCCGTAGATGTCCTGATACTTGGAGAAAGTAAAAATACCGGAAGCATTATTGGAATAATTCCTATCGCAGTTTTTAAACTAATAGATGAAGGGGAACTGGATTACAAGATCATTGCTATACCTGCAGACTTGAAAGCACAAATTATAAAAACAGAAAATTATCAGGGCTTTACTTCAAATTATCCTGAAGTAATCAAAATTCTGGAAAGCTGGTTTAGCTTCTACGATAAGTCTCAGGTAATAGAAATTGATGGCTGGGGAAATGAAACCGAAGCAATTGAAGAAATAGAAAAGTGGCTCAAAAAACCTTGA
- a CDS encoding helicase HerA-like domain-containing protein, translating to MDKTQEFVEHISQAYNPKGDYIHLGAAMLNGETFADAAVKIPLKTMNRHGLIAGATGTGKSKTLQILAENLSQKGVPVLLMDVKGDLSGIAKESAGEEFLHERHKKLGFPFESSKSPVEFLTISEQDGVRLRATVSEFGPILLSRILDVTPTQEGILAIIFKYCDDHHLPLLDLKDLKKMLQYVTKEGKETIENEYGRISSASTGAILRKIVALEQQGAERFFGEKSFEVTDLTRKDEKGHGYVNIMRLTDIQDKPKLFSTFMLSLLAEIYTTFPEEGDSDKPKLILFIDEAHLIFKEASGALMDQIESIVKLIRSKGVGLYFVTQNPTDVPSEVLGQLGLKIQHALRAFTVKDRKAIKLSAENYPISKYYDTKNELTSLGIGEALVSALDEKGRPSALAATMLRAPMSRMDILTDTELEELVLQSKLRAKYNEEIDRESAYELLNKKIDEAEAKEAKEKAEAEALEREKASSKTSRKTTNKTQGAVIKVLTSATFIRGVMGVLNKLLK from the coding sequence GTGGATAAAACACAAGAGTTTGTAGAACATATCAGCCAGGCCTACAATCCTAAAGGCGATTATATCCATTTGGGTGCCGCAATGCTTAACGGTGAAACTTTTGCCGATGCTGCGGTTAAAATTCCGTTGAAAACAATGAACCGCCACGGGCTTATAGCCGGGGCTACCGGAACAGGAAAATCTAAAACCCTACAAATTCTTGCTGAAAACCTTTCTCAAAAAGGAGTGCCTGTTTTATTGATGGATGTAAAAGGTGACCTTAGCGGAATCGCAAAGGAATCAGCTGGAGAAGAATTTTTACACGAACGTCATAAAAAACTTGGATTTCCATTTGAAAGTTCAAAATCCCCGGTAGAATTTCTCACAATTTCAGAACAGGATGGCGTAAGATTAAGAGCTACGGTTAGCGAATTTGGTCCCATTCTCTTATCTCGCATTTTAGATGTCACACCCACTCAGGAAGGGATTTTAGCTATTATTTTTAAATACTGCGACGATCATCATTTACCGTTACTGGATCTTAAGGATTTAAAAAAGATGCTTCAGTATGTAACTAAGGAAGGAAAGGAAACTATAGAAAATGAATACGGAAGAATTTCCAGTGCTTCTACCGGTGCTATCCTAAGAAAAATTGTTGCACTCGAGCAGCAAGGCGCTGAACGCTTTTTTGGTGAAAAATCTTTTGAAGTTACCGATCTTACCCGGAAAGACGAAAAAGGCCACGGGTACGTAAATATCATGAGGCTAACCGATATCCAGGATAAGCCAAAGTTGTTTTCAACATTTATGCTAAGCTTATTAGCTGAAATTTACACTACATTTCCTGAAGAAGGGGATAGCGATAAACCTAAATTGATATTATTTATAGACGAGGCTCATCTTATCTTCAAAGAAGCTTCGGGTGCATTAATGGATCAAATTGAAAGTATTGTAAAGTTAATTCGGTCTAAAGGTGTGGGCCTTTATTTTGTAACTCAAAATCCAACAGATGTTCCTTCGGAAGTATTGGGACAGTTGGGGTTAAAAATTCAACATGCCTTGCGGGCGTTTACTGTAAAAGACCGAAAAGCGATAAAATTATCGGCTGAAAATTATCCGATTTCAAAATATTACGATACCAAAAATGAGCTTACTTCGTTAGGTATTGGAGAAGCCCTGGTATCTGCTTTAGATGAAAAAGGAAGACCTTCTGCCCTGGCAGCTACAATGCTTAGAGCACCAATGAGTAGAATGGATATTTTAACCGATACCGAACTCGAAGAACTTGTTCTACAATCTAAATTACGAGCAAAATATAATGAAGAAATAGATCGCGAAAGCGCTTACGAATTATTAAATAAAAAAATAGATGAAGCTGAAGCTAAAGAAGCCAAAGAAAAAGCCGAAGCTGAAGCTTTAGAACGCGAAAAAGCAAGCAGTAAGACGTCCCGAAAGACAACTAATAAAACCCAGGGAGCAGTAATTAAAGTGCTTACCAGTGCCACATTTATAAGAGGTGTTATGGGAGTTTTAAATAAATTATTAAAATAA
- a CDS encoding LD-carboxypeptidase, protein MQRRKFIQNLGMGSLAFPLANFTGIDKISPSSNSVLIPKGLKKGDTVGIISPSSAIFETAPFEIAKENLEAMGLKVKFGAFVKGRYGHLAGTDEERAQELNNMFRDDTIQAIMALRGGSGAARILDKLDYKAIKNNPKIFIGYSDITAIHLAIYEKTGLVTYHGPLAVSTWNSFSFDHFKRLLFDKEKITFSNPTDKGDNLVQTKNRIRTIQPGEATGRLIGGNLSVLTGIMGSEYFPTDWENNILYLEDVGEQIYAVDRMMSQLQLGGVLGKISGFVFGKCTNCNPGGSGYGSLTMEEVLDHYLKPLHIPAFSGAMIGHIDDNVTIPNGLKAKINATKGSIELLENPVK, encoded by the coding sequence ATGCAACGAAGAAAATTTATTCAAAATCTAGGAATGGGGAGTTTAGCTTTCCCGTTGGCAAATTTTACAGGAATTGATAAAATTTCACCTTCAAGCAATTCGGTTTTAATTCCAAAAGGATTAAAAAAAGGAGATACCGTGGGAATTATTAGTCCCTCCAGCGCAATTTTTGAAACCGCACCCTTCGAAATCGCCAAAGAAAACCTGGAAGCAATGGGTTTGAAGGTGAAATTTGGAGCTTTTGTAAAAGGGCGTTATGGCCATCTTGCAGGAACCGATGAAGAACGAGCGCAGGAATTAAACAATATGTTCCGTGATGATACTATTCAGGCGATTATGGCCCTCCGTGGGGGATCTGGCGCGGCGAGAATTCTGGATAAATTAGATTACAAAGCAATTAAAAACAATCCCAAGATTTTTATAGGTTATAGCGATATTACTGCGATACATTTGGCGATTTATGAAAAAACCGGCCTGGTTACTTATCACGGTCCATTAGCGGTTTCAACTTGGAACTCTTTCAGTTTTGATCATTTTAAACGTTTATTATTCGATAAGGAAAAAATCACTTTTTCTAATCCTACCGATAAAGGGGATAACCTCGTGCAAACTAAAAACCGCATTAGAACCATTCAACCCGGCGAGGCTACAGGTAGACTAATTGGCGGAAATCTCTCGGTGCTTACCGGTATTATGGGATCTGAATATTTCCCTACAGATTGGGAAAACAATATCCTCTATTTAGAAGATGTTGGCGAACAAATTTATGCCGTAGACCGCATGATGAGTCAGTTACAGTTAGGTGGCGTACTTGGCAAAATTAGCGGCTTTGTCTTCGGGAAATGCACCAACTGTAATCCCGGCGGCTCCGGTTATGGCTCTTTAACGATGGAAGAAGTTTTGGACCATTACCTAAAACCATTGCATATCCCTGCCTTTTCAGGCGCGATGATTGGCCATATAGACGATAATGTTACTATCCCTAATGGACTGAAAGCGAAGATAAACGCAACAAAAGGAAGCATAGAACTTCTGGAAAACCCCGTCAAATAA